From a single Azospirillum fermentarium genomic region:
- a CDS encoding toprim domain-containing protein — translation MDAAGIAKALGLARAGRTYSGRCPSCGYPSGFTVEEDKGRVLVKSHACGCSQADVIQALRAQGLWAGEPDRTWTPPARREPTVAADPDAKRKAALDLWSQTLPAMGTDAETYLRNRAIRFPVPPTIRFLPNAKHAPTGRRFPCMVAAFALHPGNRVCAIHRTFLAPGGADKAAVPSPKMTLGPLKGAAIRLAPAGSTLLVGEGLETVLSGMQETGLPGWAAFSAGNLVDLILPPVVAEVVILVDHDTNGVGQRKAEAAARRFHAEGRRVRLALPPVPDTDFNDILRAATAAEIAHA, via the coding sequence ATGGACGCCGCCGGCATCGCCAAGGCGCTGGGCCTTGCCCGCGCCGGCCGGACTTACAGCGGCCGTTGCCCGAGCTGCGGCTACCCGTCCGGCTTCACCGTCGAGGAAGACAAAGGCCGCGTGCTGGTCAAGAGCCATGCGTGCGGGTGCTCCCAAGCCGACGTGATCCAGGCCCTTCGCGCCCAAGGGCTATGGGCGGGCGAGCCTGACCGGACGTGGACCCCGCCGGCCCGCCGTGAACCGACCGTCGCGGCCGATCCCGACGCGAAGCGGAAGGCCGCCTTGGACCTCTGGAGCCAGACCCTCCCCGCCATGGGGACGGACGCTGAGACCTATCTCCGCAACCGGGCGATCCGGTTCCCCGTGCCACCGACTATCCGCTTTCTGCCCAACGCCAAGCACGCGCCGACCGGCCGGCGGTTCCCGTGCATGGTGGCCGCCTTCGCCCTGCATCCCGGCAACCGGGTGTGTGCAATCCACCGCACCTTCCTCGCTCCCGGCGGCGCCGACAAGGCCGCCGTGCCAAGCCCGAAGATGACCTTGGGGCCGCTGAAGGGCGCCGCGATCCGGCTTGCCCCGGCTGGCTCCACTCTGCTGGTCGGGGAGGGACTGGAGACCGTCCTGTCGGGGATGCAGGAAACCGGCCTTCCCGGCTGGGCCGCCTTCTCCGCCGGCAATCTGGTCGATCTGATCTTGCCGCCCGTGGTGGCCGAGGTGGTGATCCTGGTCGATCACGACACCAACGGCGTGGGGCAGCGCAAGGCCGAGGCCGCCGCCCGCCGGTTCCATGCCGAAGGCCGCCGCGTCCGCCTCGCCCTGCCTCCCGTCCCCGACACGGATTTCAACGACATCCTACGCGCGGCCACGGCTGCGGAGATCGCCCATGCCTGA
- a CDS encoding helix-turn-helix domain-containing protein yields MARAALELGVRDVAKLADVAPSTITRLERGETLYPRTVDTIRAALEAAGVEFIPENGGGAGVRLKKG; encoded by the coding sequence ATGGCTAGAGCCGCCCTAGAGCTTGGGGTGCGGGATGTTGCCAAGCTGGCGGATGTTGCCCCTAGTACCATCACACGGCTTGAGCGTGGCGAAACCCTATACCCACGAACTGTTGATACAATTCGTGCGGCATTGGAAGCAGCCGGCGTTGAATTCATACCGGAGAACGGCGGGGGAGCCGGGGTAAGATTGAAGAAAGGATAA
- the tnpA gene encoding IS66-like element accessory protein TnpA has protein sequence MAYQRVEVLTGTERRRNYTPAEKVRMVEEAFRPGVVVTEVARRLGVHESLLYRWRGLMKATGIAVGEPPSFTAVTITPEPTVTELPVVEPRAPLPPPATSATSPAILEVILPSGARLRLEGPVDPALAAAVIGALA, from the coding sequence ATGGCTTACCAGCGGGTCGAGGTTCTGACGGGGACGGAGCGGCGGCGGAACTACACGCCGGCGGAGAAGGTCCGGATGGTCGAGGAGGCGTTCCGCCCCGGCGTGGTGGTGACGGAGGTGGCCCGCCGGCTGGGCGTGCACGAAAGCCTGCTGTATCGCTGGCGGGGGCTGATGAAGGCCACGGGGATCGCCGTGGGCGAACCGCCCAGCTTCACTGCGGTGACCATCACGCCGGAGCCGACCGTCACGGAACTGCCGGTCGTGGAGCCCCGTGCGCCATTGCCGCCTCCGGCGACGTCGGCCACGAGCCCGGCGATCCTCGAGGTCATCCTGCCCAGCGGGGCACGCCTGCGTCTGGAAGGGCCGGTCGACCCGGCCCTGGCGGCGGCCGTCATCGGTGCCCTGGCATGA
- the tnpB gene encoding IS66 family insertion sequence element accessory protein TnpB (TnpB, as the term is used for proteins encoded by IS66 family insertion elements, is considered an accessory protein, since TnpC, encoded by a neighboring gene, is a DDE family transposase.), producing the protein MIPVPSGVRVWLASGHTDMRKGWASLALLVQERFAQDPHSGHLFIFRGRRGDLVKIIWYDGQGSCLFMKRLERGRFIWPTPADGAVSISVGQMGYLLEGIDWRNPQKTWRPETAG; encoded by the coding sequence ATGATCCCGGTGCCGAGCGGGGTGCGGGTGTGGCTGGCCAGCGGGCACACCGACATGCGCAAGGGCTGGGCGAGCCTGGCGTTGCTGGTGCAGGAACGCTTCGCCCAAGACCCGCACAGCGGCCATCTCTTCATCTTCCGCGGGCGCCGCGGCGATCTGGTGAAGATCATCTGGTATGACGGCCAGGGCAGTTGCCTGTTCATGAAGAGGCTGGAGCGGGGCCGTTTCATCTGGCCCACGCCGGCGGACGGCGCGGTGTCGATCTCGGTTGGGCAGATGGGCTATCTGCTCGAAGGCATCGACTGGCGCAACCCGCAGAAGACTTGGCGTCCCGAGACCGCAGGGTGA
- the tnpC gene encoding IS66 family transposase, whose product MTAAPPPAAVADDIASLRAALAQAEARADAAEAEAARARAMASNTEALIASLKLEIEKLRRELYGTRSERKARLLDQLEFQLEELEATASEDELAAEQAAARTTGVTAFTRKRPSRQPFPGHLPRERVVVPAPATCPCCGSDKLCKLGETITETLEVIPRQWKVIQTVRERFSCRACETISQPPAPFHTTPRGWAGPNLLATILFEKFGQHQPLNRQAERFAREGVPLSLSTLADQVGTAAAVLKPLHDLIAAHVMAAERLHGDDTPVPVLAKGKTDTGRLWVYVRDDRPFAGQAPPVALFHYSRDRKGEHPERHLAGFKGWLQADAFAGYNRLYEPERQPGPISDVLCWAHARRGFFKLADIATNTRRGKDAPPISPLALEAVTRIDALFDLERALNGKPAAERLAARQEHGVTLVAALEGWMRTERARLSRHAPVAKAMDYMLTRWDGFTRFLGDGRLCLTSNAAERGLRGIALGRKAWLFCGSDRGGQRAAIMYGLITTAKLNNVDPQAWLADVLARINDMPQNRLHELLPWEWKAMREQAKAA is encoded by the coding sequence ATGACCGCCGCCCCGCCCCCTGCCGCCGTGGCCGACGACATCGCCAGCTTGCGCGCCGCCTTGGCGCAGGCCGAGGCGCGGGCGGACGCGGCGGAAGCCGAAGCGGCGCGGGCCAGGGCGATGGCTTCGAACACCGAGGCGCTGATCGCCAGCCTGAAGCTGGAAATCGAGAAGCTCCGGCGCGAGCTCTACGGCACGCGCTCCGAGCGCAAGGCACGCCTGCTGGACCAGTTGGAGTTCCAGCTTGAAGAGCTGGAAGCGACGGCCAGTGAGGACGAGTTGGCAGCCGAGCAGGCCGCTGCCCGAACCACCGGGGTGACGGCCTTCACCCGCAAGCGGCCCTCGCGCCAGCCCTTTCCCGGCCACCTGCCGCGCGAGCGCGTCGTTGTGCCGGCCCCCGCGACCTGCCCGTGCTGCGGCTCGGACAAGCTGTGCAAGCTGGGCGAAACGATTACCGAGACGCTGGAGGTGATCCCGCGCCAGTGGAAGGTGATCCAGACGGTGCGCGAGCGGTTCTCCTGCCGGGCCTGCGAGACGATCAGCCAGCCGCCGGCACCGTTCCACACCACCCCGCGGGGCTGGGCCGGCCCCAACCTGCTGGCCACCATCCTGTTCGAGAAGTTCGGCCAGCATCAGCCGCTGAACCGGCAGGCCGAACGCTTCGCGCGGGAGGGCGTGCCGCTCAGCCTGTCCACCCTGGCCGACCAGGTGGGCACCGCCGCCGCGGTGCTGAAGCCGCTGCACGACCTGATCGCGGCGCATGTGATGGCGGCTGAGCGGTTGCATGGGGACGACACCCCGGTGCCCGTGCTGGCCAAGGGCAAGACCGATACCGGGCGCCTGTGGGTGTATGTGCGCGATGACCGGCCGTTCGCCGGCCAAGCCCCACCGGTGGCGCTGTTCCACTATTCCCGCGACCGCAAAGGCGAACATCCCGAACGGCACCTGGCCGGCTTCAAAGGCTGGCTGCAGGCCGATGCGTTCGCCGGCTACAACCGGCTGTACGAACCCGAGCGACAGCCGGGGCCGATCAGCGACGTGCTGTGCTGGGCGCATGCCCGGCGCGGCTTCTTCAAGCTGGCCGACATCGCTACGAACACCAGGCGCGGCAAGGATGCCCCGCCGATCTCGCCGCTGGCGCTGGAGGCCGTGACGCGCATCGACGCCCTCTTCGATCTCGAGCGTGCCTTGAACGGCAAGCCGGCGGCCGAGCGGCTGGCGGCACGCCAGGAGCATGGCGTCACCCTGGTAGCCGCGCTGGAGGGCTGGATGCGGACGGAGCGGGCCCGGCTCTCCCGCCATGCCCCCGTGGCCAAGGCGATGGACTACATGCTGACGCGCTGGGACGGCTTCACCCGCTTCCTCGGCGATGGCCGGCTGTGCCTGACGAGCAACGCCGCCGAACGCGGCCTGCGCGGGATCGCCCTCGGGAGGAAGGCGTGGCTGTTCTGCGGCTCCGATCGCGGCGGCCAGCGGGCGGCGATCATGTATGGCCTGATCACCACCGCCAAGCTGAACAACGTTGACCCGCAGGCCTGGCTCGCCGACGTGCTGGCGCGCATCAACGACATGCCACAAAACCGCCTGCACGAACTCCTGCCCTGGGAGTGGAAGGCGATGCGCGAGCAGGCAAAAGCTGCCTGA
- a CDS encoding tyrosine-type recombinase/integrase, with amino-acid sequence MPKRNGRHPEKALTAVTVRSAKPGRHADGNGLYLEVDPSGARRWLLRLMIQGKRRDIGLGSASLVTLAEAREMALDMRKLARNGGDPLAERRKVRRVVPSFEDAARTCHGEHKESWKNEKHAVQWLATLEAHVFPALGPVKVDEIGTPEVRDVLLPIWLEKPETARRVRQRVGTVLDWASAKGFREGENPVRSVTKGLPKQKDAVEHFAALPFADVPAFLSRLRETDQTGPLVKLALEFLILTAVRSGEMRGARWSEIDLDAKLWTIPAERMKAGKVHVVPLAPRAVEILQEARELARKPDDPNALVFEGSKPGKPMSDMTLTMLLRRMKLEGKHPLSTAVRQLLPARASPSTPRAGVRAGGFVACR; translated from the coding sequence TTGCCGAAGCGGAACGGGCGCCATCCCGAAAAGGCATTGACGGCGGTAACGGTGCGCTCCGCCAAGCCCGGCCGGCATGCTGACGGCAACGGGCTCTATCTGGAGGTGGACCCGTCCGGCGCCCGGCGCTGGCTGTTGCGCCTGATGATCCAGGGGAAGCGCCGCGACATCGGTCTCGGTTCCGCGTCCCTGGTCACGCTGGCCGAGGCGCGCGAGATGGCGCTCGACATGCGGAAGCTGGCGCGCAACGGAGGCGACCCGCTGGCCGAGCGGCGCAAGGTCCGGCGGGTGGTGCCGTCCTTCGAGGACGCCGCGCGCACCTGCCACGGCGAGCACAAGGAGAGTTGGAAGAACGAGAAGCATGCGGTGCAATGGCTGGCGACGCTGGAAGCCCACGTCTTCCCGGCGCTGGGGCCGGTGAAGGTGGACGAGATCGGGACACCCGAGGTACGGGACGTGCTGTTGCCGATCTGGCTGGAGAAGCCCGAGACGGCCCGCCGGGTGCGCCAGCGAGTCGGTACGGTGCTGGATTGGGCTTCGGCCAAAGGCTTCCGGGAGGGAGAGAACCCGGTGCGATCCGTCACCAAGGGCTTGCCCAAGCAGAAGGACGCCGTGGAGCACTTCGCCGCCCTTCCCTTCGCCGACGTGCCCGCATTCCTGTCCAGGCTTCGGGAGACCGACCAGACCGGCCCCCTGGTCAAGCTGGCGCTGGAGTTCCTTATCCTGACGGCGGTGCGATCCGGGGAGATGCGCGGCGCCCGCTGGTCCGAGATCGACCTCGACGCGAAGCTCTGGACGATCCCAGCCGAGCGGATGAAGGCGGGCAAGGTCCATGTGGTGCCGCTGGCACCGCGTGCCGTCGAGATCCTACAGGAAGCCCGCGAGCTGGCGCGGAAGCCCGACGACCCCAACGCCCTGGTGTTCGAGGGCAGCAAGCCCGGCAAACCCATGTCGGACATGACGCTGACCATGCTTCTACGCCGCATGAAGCTGGAGGGTAAGCATCCGCTGAGTACCGCGGTCAGGCAGCTTTTGCCTGCTCGCGCATCGCCTTCCACTCCCAGGGCAGGAGTTCGTGCAGGCGGTTTTGTGGCATGTCGTTGA
- a CDS encoding nucleoside deaminase, with translation MIETPTAPFFALAFAEAEAAASRGEVPVGAVVTDPATGRVLGAAGNRTEELNDPTAHAEVLAIRAACAAVGEPRLPGFDLYVTLEPCALCAAAISFARLRRVYFGAYDPKGGGVEHGGRLYTRPTCHHAPDVYGGFHETRAAALLRDFFRERRR, from the coding sequence GTGATTGAGACTCCGACCGCCCCGTTCTTCGCGCTGGCCTTTGCCGAAGCCGAGGCCGCCGCATCCCGCGGCGAGGTGCCGGTGGGTGCGGTGGTGACCGACCCCGCCACGGGCCGCGTGCTGGGTGCTGCCGGCAACCGCACCGAGGAACTGAACGACCCCACCGCCCACGCCGAGGTACTGGCGATCCGCGCGGCGTGCGCGGCGGTGGGCGAACCGCGGCTGCCGGGGTTCGACCTGTATGTGACGCTGGAACCGTGCGCCCTGTGCGCCGCCGCCATCAGCTTTGCGCGTCTGCGGCGGGTCTATTTCGGCGCCTACGACCCCAAGGGCGGTGGGGTGGAGCACGGCGGGCGTCTCTACACCCGCCCCACCTGCCACCACGCGCCGGATGTCTACGGCGGCTTCCACGAAACCCGCGCGGCGGCCCTGCTGCGGGATTTCTTCCGCGAACGGCGGCGGTAG
- a CDS encoding transglycosylase SLT domain-containing protein produces MTSITSLARQSDALLQRSQAGQSGGTSSVESAIRNASSKTGVDFAYLMAKASQESSFDPNAKASTSSATGLYQFIDSTWLTTVKAHGADNGLGKYANAIQVRSDGRATVSDPAMKQEILDLRKNPSVSALMAAEFTRDNKEYLEKNTNGPVGATELYMAHFLGAGGAAKFLNAKQENPNAKAADLFPEAASANKAVFYDKETGQSKTLAQIYNRFAGKFSDATSIIAPAKAATDRVRNQDMPDGFTTQVPSQNLQGVINGHPLSIYQVLALNALETPDETTMWTGDSVGGTSRDSKDKDGKRMRDQPVRTDQTDDVGPGLTMRNTVGAQTIAA; encoded by the coding sequence ATGACCAGCATCACCAGCCTTGCCCGCCAGAGCGATGCGCTTCTCCAGCGTTCCCAAGCCGGCCAGAGCGGCGGCACGTCATCGGTGGAATCGGCCATCCGCAACGCCAGCAGCAAGACGGGGGTGGATTTTGCCTACCTGATGGCAAAAGCTTCCCAGGAGAGCAGTTTCGACCCCAACGCCAAGGCCAGCACGTCCAGCGCCACCGGCCTGTACCAGTTCATCGATTCCACCTGGCTCACCACGGTCAAGGCGCACGGGGCCGACAACGGGCTTGGCAAATACGCCAACGCCATTCAGGTCCGCTCCGACGGGCGGGCCACCGTATCGGACCCGGCCATGAAGCAGGAGATCCTGGACCTGCGCAAGAACCCCTCGGTCTCGGCGCTGATGGCGGCGGAATTCACCCGCGACAACAAGGAATACCTGGAAAAGAACACCAACGGCCCGGTGGGGGCGACCGAACTCTACATGGCCCATTTCCTGGGCGCCGGCGGTGCCGCCAAGTTCCTGAACGCCAAGCAGGAAAACCCCAACGCCAAGGCCGCCGACCTGTTCCCCGAAGCGGCGTCGGCCAACAAGGCGGTGTTCTACGACAAGGAAACCGGGCAGTCGAAGACGCTGGCGCAGATCTACAACCGCTTCGCCGGCAAATTCAGCGACGCCACCAGCATCATCGCCCCGGCCAAGGCCGCCACCGACCGCGTCCGCAACCAGGACATGCCCGACGGCTTCACCACCCAGGTGCCGTCACAGAACCTGCAGGGCGTCATCAACGGCCACCCGCTGTCGATCTATCAGGTGCTGGCGCTGAACGCGCTGGAAACCCCGGACGAGACCACCATGTGGACCGGTGATTCCGTGGGCGGGACCAGCCGCGACAGCAAGGACAAGGACGGCAAGCGCATGCGCGACCAGCCGGTGCGCACCGACCAGACCGACGATGTGGGCCCCGGCCTGACCATGCGCAACACGGTGGGCGCGCAGACCATCGCGGCGTGA
- a CDS encoding acyl-CoA dehydrogenase, which yields MIPYTAPVEDFRFVLHQVVGLDRVAALPGCDSATPDLVDAVLEEAGKFAAGVLAPLNTVGDKESSVLENGVVRTPTGWKDAYAQFSEAGWNSLPFEPDFGGQGLPWTVAFAVQEMWQAANLSFGLCPLLTQGAVDLLTEHASEEQKATYLPKMIAGTWTGTMNLTEPQAGSDLAAVRTRAVRADDGTYRITGQKIFITYGDHDLTENIIHLVLARLPDAPAGIKGISLFIVPKFLLNADGTPGPRNDVRVASLEHKLGIKASPTAVMAFGDHDGAVGYLVGQENRGIEYMFTMMNNARLGVGIQGIAVSERAYQQARDYAKSRVQSKDVGEPKGSPVAIIRHPDVRRMLLDMRAKTEAMRALALYAGTRLDTSHRHEDAAARAAAEARVDILTPIVKGWCTEVGVEVTSLGVQIHGGMGFIEETGAAQHYRDARITPIYEGTTGIHANDLTFRKVGRDGGESARAFIAEMRATVAAMEQRPGDDIATIRAALSQGLDVLEQATAWIVTTQKEGNARAAAAGAFDFLMLWGVVTGGWMMARAACAAVDALAERGGNPSYLNTKLITARYFAEQVLPKAHGLLLPIITAERTVMALAEDQF from the coding sequence ATGATCCCCTACACCGCCCCCGTCGAGGATTTCCGTTTCGTGCTGCATCAGGTGGTCGGCCTGGACCGCGTGGCGGCCTTGCCCGGCTGCGACAGCGCCACCCCCGATCTGGTGGATGCCGTGCTGGAAGAGGCGGGAAAGTTCGCCGCCGGCGTGCTGGCACCGCTGAACACGGTGGGCGACAAGGAAAGCTCGGTGCTGGAAAACGGCGTGGTCCGCACGCCCACGGGGTGGAAGGATGCCTACGCCCAATTCTCCGAGGCCGGGTGGAACAGCCTGCCGTTCGAACCGGATTTCGGCGGGCAGGGGCTCCCCTGGACCGTGGCCTTCGCGGTGCAGGAGATGTGGCAGGCGGCCAACCTGTCGTTCGGCCTGTGCCCGCTGCTGACCCAGGGGGCCGTCGATCTGCTGACCGAGCACGCCAGCGAAGAGCAGAAGGCCACCTATCTGCCCAAGATGATTGCCGGCACCTGGACCGGCACCATGAACCTGACGGAGCCGCAGGCGGGATCCGATCTGGCCGCCGTGCGCACCCGCGCGGTGCGGGCCGACGACGGCACCTACCGCATCACGGGTCAGAAGATCTTCATCACCTACGGCGACCATGACCTGACGGAGAACATCATCCATCTGGTTCTGGCCCGCCTGCCCGATGCGCCCGCGGGCATCAAGGGCATCTCGCTGTTCATCGTACCGAAGTTCCTGCTGAACGCCGACGGCACGCCGGGGCCGCGCAACGACGTGCGGGTGGCCAGCCTGGAACACAAGCTGGGCATCAAGGCCAGCCCCACCGCGGTCATGGCGTTCGGCGACCACGATGGTGCTGTGGGCTATCTGGTGGGGCAGGAGAACCGCGGCATCGAATACATGTTCACCATGATGAACAACGCCCGGCTGGGCGTGGGCATCCAGGGCATCGCGGTGTCGGAACGGGCGTACCAGCAGGCCCGCGACTATGCCAAGAGCCGTGTGCAGAGCAAGGACGTGGGCGAGCCCAAGGGATCGCCGGTCGCCATCATCCGCCATCCCGACGTACGCCGCATGCTGCTGGACATGCGCGCCAAGACCGAGGCGATGCGGGCGCTGGCCCTTTACGCCGGCACCCGGCTCGACACCTCCCACCGTCACGAGGACGCGGCGGCCCGCGCGGCGGCGGAAGCGCGGGTGGACATCCTGACCCCCATCGTCAAGGGCTGGTGCACCGAGGTGGGGGTGGAAGTAACCTCGCTGGGCGTGCAGATCCACGGCGGCATGGGCTTCATCGAGGAAACCGGGGCGGCCCAGCATTACCGCGACGCCCGCATCACCCCGATCTACGAGGGCACCACCGGCATCCACGCCAACGACCTGACCTTCCGCAAGGTGGGCCGTGACGGCGGGGAGTCGGCCCGCGCCTTCATTGCCGAGATGCGCGCCACCGTCGCCGCCATGGAGCAGCGCCCCGGCGACGACATCGCCACCATCCGCGCAGCCTTGTCCCAGGGGCTGGACGTGCTGGAGCAGGCCACGGCCTGGATCGTCACCACCCAGAAGGAAGGCAACGCCCGCGCCGCCGCCGCCGGGGCGTTCGATTTCCTGATGCTGTGGGGCGTGGTCACGGGCGGGTGGATGATGGCCCGCGCGGCGTGTGCGGCGGTGGATGCCCTGGCCGAACGGGGCGGCAACCCGTCGTACCTGAACACCAAGCTGATCACCGCCCGCTACTTCGCCGAACAGGTGCTGCCCAAGGCCCACGGGCTGCTGCTGCCCATCATCACCGCCGAACGCACGGTGATGGCGCTGGCCGAGGATCAGTTCTGA
- a CDS encoding helicase-related protein, with protein MPLSDADASLIFDLASTHPEVTTLAAAGVLRVEQAAGRGLVPLGLPLPPGKRDLLVSAERRDAVQVEIAGLVDRARRRNDVLAQGRRALAGWRVDLLTAPDRTRIRAVMSGDLPWPGLPAPVRLTVERSFDTLELSGLDDDELALRLDGDPALVQALDHALSRTAAALRRYAQATDSGEGEWGFAALAGRLHRAARNRTEVDALLERWGGEFTQWRRERAEALGRLHVERHFDMTRFERLFPVARGMGRRLVLVVGPTNSGKTHQALEALKAAHDGVYLAPLRLLALEVMERLTDAGTPTDLLTGEEVRRTPGARHTASTVEVMDPDRPVDVAVIDEIQMLADPDRGWAWTAALVGVPASTVYILGAPEARPLVERAAAHLNEPLEVIELERKAPLSLIPRRLEWEDVARGDALIAFSRREVHSVRDTLLARGLSVATVYGALAPAVRRREAARFVSGEADVVVATDAIGMGLNLPCRRVLFTALEKYDGTAVRPLTSGEVKQIAGRAGRFGHFDEGEFGVVARGTPQALRTLMDKPDARLRPDRPLPVRPSRAMLARLAEHLGTDEAGLLLRCFAQARTAGTSTTPFRLSDVAPLLRLAALLDARRLALPVKLDLLLAPADLDEASDAALVTAILDAVEHDTPLPLSRVVPARLDGLDAEALEGLTRALDLYHWAARKLPHLLPDRERVSALRDAVGRRLSEILSSRARRRPPDPPAGFRGAPRKRFGPRRR; from the coding sequence ATGCCGCTGTCCGACGCCGACGCTTCGCTGATCTTCGACCTCGCATCCACCCACCCGGAGGTGACGACGCTGGCCGCCGCCGGGGTGCTGCGGGTGGAGCAGGCGGCGGGCAGGGGGCTGGTGCCGCTGGGGCTGCCCCTGCCGCCCGGCAAGCGTGACTTGCTGGTGTCCGCCGAGCGGCGGGACGCGGTGCAGGTGGAAATCGCCGGCCTGGTGGACCGCGCCCGGCGGCGCAACGACGTGCTGGCGCAAGGCCGCCGGGCGCTGGCCGGCTGGCGGGTGGACCTCCTGACCGCCCCCGACCGCACCCGTATCCGCGCGGTGATGAGCGGGGACTTGCCGTGGCCGGGCCTGCCCGCCCCGGTGCGGCTGACGGTGGAGCGCAGCTTCGACACGCTGGAACTGTCGGGGCTGGACGACGACGAACTGGCCCTGCGGCTGGACGGCGACCCGGCGCTGGTCCAGGCGCTGGACCACGCCCTGTCGCGCACCGCCGCCGCCCTGCGCCGCTACGCCCAGGCCACCGACAGCGGGGAGGGGGAGTGGGGCTTTGCCGCCTTGGCCGGCCGCCTGCACCGCGCCGCCCGCAACCGGACGGAGGTGGACGCCCTGCTGGAGCGCTGGGGCGGGGAATTCACCCAGTGGCGGCGCGAACGGGCGGAGGCGCTGGGCCGGCTGCATGTGGAACGCCATTTCGACATGACACGGTTCGAGCGGCTGTTCCCGGTGGCCCGCGGCATGGGCCGGCGGCTGGTGCTGGTGGTCGGCCCCACCAATTCCGGTAAGACCCATCAGGCCTTGGAGGCGTTGAAGGCCGCCCACGACGGCGTGTATCTGGCCCCTTTGCGCCTGCTGGCGCTGGAGGTGATGGAGCGGCTGACCGACGCCGGTACGCCCACCGACCTGCTGACGGGGGAGGAGGTGCGCCGCACCCCCGGCGCCCGCCACACCGCGTCCACGGTGGAGGTGATGGACCCCGACCGCCCGGTGGACGTGGCGGTGATCGACGAAATCCAGATGCTGGCCGACCCCGACCGCGGGTGGGCGTGGACCGCCGCCCTGGTGGGCGTGCCGGCCTCCACCGTCTATATCCTGGGCGCCCCCGAAGCCCGCCCGCTGGTGGAGCGCGCCGCCGCCCACCTGAACGAACCCCTTGAGGTCATCGAGTTGGAGCGCAAGGCGCCGCTCTCCCTCATCCCCCGCCGGCTGGAGTGGGAGGACGTGGCCCGTGGCGATGCCCTGATCGCCTTTTCCCGGCGGGAGGTCCACAGCGTGCGCGACACGCTGCTGGCCCGCGGCCTGTCGGTCGCCACGGTGTACGGCGCGCTCGCCCCGGCGGTGCGGCGGCGGGAAGCGGCGCGGTTCGTGTCGGGAGAGGCCGACGTGGTGGTCGCCACCGACGCCATCGGCATGGGGCTGAACCTGCCGTGCCGCCGGGTGCTGTTCACGGCGCTGGAGAAATACGACGGCACCGCCGTCCGCCCGCTGACCTCCGGCGAGGTGAAGCAGATTGCCGGGCGGGCGGGGCGCTTCGGCCATTTCGACGAGGGCGAATTCGGCGTGGTCGCCCGCGGCACGCCGCAGGCGCTGCGCACCCTGATGGACAAGCCCGACGCCCGCCTGCGCCCGGACCGCCCGTTGCCGGTGCGCCCGTCGCGGGCCATGCTGGCGCGGCTGGCCGAGCATCTGGGCACCGACGAGGCCGGGCTGTTGCTGCGCTGCTTCGCCCAGGCGCGTACCGCAGGCACGTCCACGACGCCGTTCCGCCTGTCCGACGTGGCGCCGCTGCTGCGGCTGGCAGCGCTGCTGGACGCGCGGCGGCTGGCGCTGCCGGTGAAACTCGATCTGCTGCTGGCGCCTGCCGATCTGGACGAGGCATCCGACGCCGCCCTGGTCACCGCCATTCTGGACGCGGTGGAACATGACACGCCGCTGCCCCTGTCCCGCGTGGTCCCCGCCCGCCTGGACGGGCTGGACGCGGAGGCGCTGGAGGGGCTGACGCGGGCGCTTGATCTCTATCACTGGGCGGCGCGCAAGCTGCCCCATCTGCTGCCCGACCGCGAGCGGGTGTCGGCCCTGCGCGATGCGGTGGGGCGGCGGCTGTCGGAGATCCTGTCCAGCCGCGCCCGCCGCCGCCCGCCCGATCCACCGGCGGGGTTCCGCGGGGCGCCGCGGAAAAGGTTCGGGCCGCGGCGGCGGTGA
- a CDS encoding SlyX family protein, which produces MSDDLTRRVIDLETRLAHHERMAEEMSQVIFEQGRTIDRQTAQIRRLIERLLSVESGGQRSPQDDKPPPHY; this is translated from the coding sequence ATGTCCGACGACCTGACCCGCCGCGTGATCGACCTGGAAACCCGCCTTGCCCATCACGAACGCATGGCCGAGGAAATGTCCCAGGTGATCTTCGAGCAGGGCCGCACCATCGACCGTCAGACGGCGCAGATCCGCCGGCTGATCGAACGGCTGCTCTCGGTGGAGTCGGGGGGCCAGCGGTCACCGCAGGACGACAAGCCCCCGCCCCATTATTAA